The proteins below come from a single Orcinus orca chromosome 6, mOrcOrc1.1, whole genome shotgun sequence genomic window:
- the RANBP6 gene encoding ran-binding protein 6 isoform X3 produces the protein MAACGSAGVPATVSGKQEFYQLLKNLINPSCMVRRQAEEIYENIPGSSSKGEGCSLYYTWTDGYRFCT, from the exons ATGGCGGCGTGCGGGTCTGCCGGAGTACCGGCGACCGTGTCGGGAAAGCAAGAGTTTTACCAGCTTCTGAAGAACCTCATCAATCCAAGCTGTATGGTGCGGAGACAAGCAGAGGAAATCTATGAAAATATCCCAG gATCCTCATCCAAGGGTGAGGGCTGCAGCCTGTACTACACTTGGACAGATGGCTACAGATTTTGCACCTAA